GTGGAGTAACACCCACCCCCACCAAAGGAGATTCCATTCTTCTTCAACCACCTGATCCTAGCACCCATTACAAAGTCCTCAATCTCTGGAACTACAGTTGGAGTCCATGGGGAGCCCCTCTACCTGTCTCCCCTTCAGCCCACcttcccccccatccccccaaatcccccaccccccatcacaAGGCCTACCTTTCAACCCGAACACGTCTACAGCACAGCAGGCCTAGCACAGCACACAGGGTAAAAAGGCAACCTGATACAATGCCTGATGCCACCAGGAGTGGCATCGATGCCCCTGATACACTGGCCCGAGGCTCtaggaagaatgaaggaaaggatgGAGCTGCCTAGAAAGGTATGCCTAGCCAGCCACCAAAATCTAGGCATTTTCAATTAGCTCACCCTGAGGGTTACCCCCAGGTCCCTTTATCAGAGTCATGCCAATACCTGAAGCTCAGAAACTTTTAAACAATTAAGCAGCCTACCCTACCAGCTTCAGATACTAAAATTCCTTCCTGGCTTCCTCTCTACAGTGGAGGCCAGATGGCATCCTGAATGGGAGCTCAAAAGTTCACTTCTGTACTGTCCTCAACTTGTGGCTATATGCCCTCTCCTCCACTGGCAACCAACCACGAGATAAGCAACAGGGTAAACAGTCCCATCTGAGCCAAGGATTCTAGAACACTCAGAGACCATGAAACACTCAGACCTGAGGAATAGGGAGGAGAGCAACCATAGTCATGGGCTCATTGGATCATAGCGGGGAGAGTGACCATAGCCATGGGACCATTGGATCATAGAGGGGAGAGTGACTACAGTTATGGGTTCATTGGATCATAGAAGAGAGAGGGACCATAGCCATgggatcattggatcatagaggAAAGAGTGACCATAGTCATGGAATCATTGAATCATGGATTTTGAGCTGGAATAGACCTTCAAGGCCATCAAGTCCAAGTCCCCACCCCATcaccatttttccattttgtagatgaggaaactaagctacagaaaagttaagtgacttacaagaTATGAAATTAGGCCTTCCTGATCTCTCTCTCGCTTTAAGCTATTTGACTGTAAAACTGTAGTAAGACTTTTTgtgtataacacacacatacacacacacacatatgtccttcaattctttctttctcccactattctttctgtttttccattCACTTTCTtgactctctccctttctctctcactccctttttcactttcatctttccctttttctctttctccctccagtcattctctctccctccatttttctctcttcttccagtCACTtgcttgtctgtctctctcttacttttctctctcttttgctctttctccttcctcatctttccctctttttctttctccttccattcattctcttatctttctatctctcttcttcccttcctctttatcCCTTCATCTGTGTAATAATATATATTGGTAGTAACCATATGTAGGAAATGCTCATCCTAGCCTCTAACCTCAATCTTATTCCCTCATGCTAGAAAGGAACCACATAAGGAGAATCCCTCTCTTTCTTAGTTCCTAAATCCAGCTGTAACAGATGAGATGTACTCCCCCCTCTGCTTACCTGAGAAGGCTGTAAAGGAGACAGTAGGATTGACCGGGTCAAAACTGGTAAAGGCTGCAACACTGAACCTGGGGATTCATTCAGGGTTCAAGGGGAGAGTATAAATGACTCAATCAGGAGACTCTGAATTAGAAGATACTGAGCACTCAGCAGGGCCATGGGATGCTACTTGTCCTCTACTTTTTTGGGTCAGGTTCCCCCTAACTTTGTTTCCATCATCTCTTCCCAAAAGGACAGGAACACTTAGCAAACTCCCAGAGCCCAAAGAACAGGCAGACCTGTGGTGTTTGTGAATCAGTTCAACCCAATGGGTTAAACCAGGCTCTCTCTATAACCACCCAGCCCCCTTCAGCATCAACACTCACCTATACTGGGCATCTGGCTTGAGCTTCCCATTACAGGTCTGCTGGGTCTGGCCACAATCCTCAGTACCCACAGACACTGTCCAAGTGCGGGGCATTGCCCATGGGCCCGGGCGGAAGGGAGAGGGCAGTAAGACAGCCAAATAAGAGTCAAGTCCTCTATAGTAATGGTCATACCAGGTGTGGGAGATGGCTTCCTGGGATGGCTGTACCACtggaaaatggaaaagcaggAAAAGAGAGGGTATCTAGCTATCAGTGCATGGGAACATAGACTACTTTTCATAAAGGGATCATTTTTCTCTCCACAGACCCTCTCCTCCTTATCTTTCCCTTTTCAACCTACTACCTCCCCTCACTCAAAGGAAATTCCCCATGCTGTGTCCAGAAGCATGCAGGACAAACATGTAGCTAGAGCAACCAATTCTATGAGTTTTAGATGCTTCCCTTCAACCATATCTCTTAGTCTTTCCCATAGCTATGCCCATATTTCTTGAGTGTTTGCCCCTCTTCCTGTCCTCCAGAGATTTTGAGGTCCTTCAACCTAGTACAAGCCTGCTAGTACCCATCAATGAATGCTAATTTCAGATATGGAGTGCCTGGTCTTCTGTAGTCCCTTTCCTTCATCCTGCATGTCCCAGCCCTTGGATTACAGTCCCACTGATCCCACTCCACCTCCAAAGTTAGATAATGTCTCCAGGGCTCCATCTTATATGTGGGCACTCACATGAGGCATTGGTGGTGGCAATAACACCATACCACTGGATCTGTCCATTATCCTCACCAAACATGTCGCGTGTAATCACCACCCCAGCGCCCACCTCAGGCTCCAAGTGAGGGGCAGCTGCCATCGCTGGGGGGCGCCAGGctaaggagaaaaggggggaaaagggtCAAGACTCAACcacagtgggggggggggggagggtctgAATAATAACACTAAGAGAGTGCCTAACTTGGAAACTGGATCCTAACACAAAAGGTCTACAGCCAGTGGAAAGAATCTGAGTTCACCCTGTGGATATAAAAGACCTTCAAGGTCTAGACcagaatttcttttgtttgactaCACATGTTTGTAATTGGgctgttgtttttcttgttttctcaatggggagagggggagggagaggaaagggaagggaggaaattggCAGAAGAGGTAGATtttcattcaaaaataaaattaacttagtttttaaaaaatctagactgctaatacagaaatatgtacataaataaacaTATTATACATCTTATACATTTATGCATGTTGATTATgcatcaatatcaaattgcttgccttctcaaggaggaggaaggggtggaagtaagggagagaatttggaactcaaatttttttttaaatgaatgttaaatttttttacatgtaattgggaaatatttaatgagcccatgctcctaattttacagaagaggaaactgaagcctagggagGCTATAGTCAAATAGTTGATAATCAAAATAGCTGGTAATTAaacctctgattctaaatccactACTCTTTCTGTGataccaaacaaacaaaagcccaGAAGGTGTGTCAGGGAGAAGATATTAAAACACCTAGTCCCTAAAATTCCCATCCTGTATGGGATGGGAAACTGTTGATTTAGGTGATGTCATAGTTCTCTTTCCATCCTTTGATTTCTGTGATTATGTTCAGTGGTCTGGCACTGGGAGGGGAAGGCAAGGGAGAGTTTGGATAATGCAGGCAATGTATGCCTACCTTCTGGAAAGGTGGTACACAGCAAAGTAACCGTCTGACTCCACAATCCATTTCTCCCCAGCAAGGTGAGGCTAAGGCGGTAAGGAGTGGCAGGGGTCAAGCCAGGGAGCTGGAGGGAATTCTGGGAAGTATTGGCACTGAAAACGGGTTGTGCTTTTCCTCCAGTCTCCAGCTGTTCTGCCACTATCAGACAGGTGCCCACTTCTCCTACAGGAACTGTCCAGTTCAGTGCCAGGTAGGTTTCCTCAGGTTGGCACTGCACATCTTCCACTGGCCTTGGCTCTGTTAGGGACAAGATGTTCATCTTCTTGGGGCCCCTGATGACTAAGTAGCATCCCCCAAAGAAACGGATGTCCATGTACAGGTGCATGATAGATCTTTCCATTAAAAGGAATTAGATTAAATACCTGTTGTCACATCAAGGGGTATATcccacaaagagaaaaaaaattctaaattggGCATCACTGCCTATCTTGAAGAGCACAGAGGGCAATGCCAGTCTGAGAGGCATAAGAATGAACCTGCATAGGACCCAGAGTGGGCATCAGTGCTAACTTAGACTAATACTCAGCTGCCCCTGCCCAGCCCCCAAGAAATACAACCTACCAATTAGTAGCACTATTGGACTGGTGGAAGCTTGGAGAGGTCCAGCTTGACACAGCACAGAGAGGAAGAAGGTATGCCCAGGAATCAGGCCCCTTAGGATGAGGTGGGTTTGTCCCAGGGACACAGGTTGCCTGCGGAGTACCTGTCCAGACTCTAAGAGCTGGGCCTGGCACTCCCCCTGCCCCTTTGGGGCAGCAGCCCAAGTCAAAGCCACCATGGCATTGTCCCCTTGCACAGTCACTGACAGCTCCTTGGGCACCAGTGGAGCTGTGgggagatggggggaaggggagacagagagggtgaagggagagggagggagagagagatggagagaaaaagagagagagtatcACCCAAACAGCCTGGTCTGAGGTCCCTCCCCTGAAAGCTCCAATGTCCACTGCAGCCTCTAGCTCACTCCAGCCCCTGGGAAGCTCGCAAGGACAAGCAAACAAGGGAAATATACAACTAATTTTGAGATAAGACTAAAGCATCCTATCGCTCTCTGTCTCAGCTACCCTCCCTTTCTAATCCAGACTGGAAGCATTTGTGGTGGTCACTTCTCGCACTGGACCAGAGGTCCAGGATTTAAGTATTAAATAAGTATTTAAGACTAAATACTTAGACAGAGAGGAATGACCCAGGGAGTCCTTGGAGCACAGCAAGCCCCACACGTACTGCCTTCTCTCAGAGTGTCTTCCATCTGCTTTGTTTATACTTTGTTTACCTAATTgcttacatgttgtttcccccattaaaatgtaaggttcttgagggcagagactgtctttttgaTTTCCTTTCTTAGTATActcagcacactgcctggcatatcgtaagtgcttaacaaatgcttgttgacttgatttgggtcccctcctccccttcagaATCTCTGATGCCTTCCACTCACGGGTCCAGCTGGTGATGTTGGCTGCTGCAGAATGGTGGGGCCCAGCTAAAGAGACAATCTCCACCCAGTACTTGGTTCCTGGAGTCAGATTGGAAAAACTTATACTGTTCACCTCAGGTCCGACAGCACCAGTGCTCACTGTAGAGCCTTCCCGGTGAAGGGTGACTTGGTAGCCCTCCTGGCTCCCAGATCCCTGGTTCCAGGATACACATAGCCTGGTTGGGTCCTTACTGGTCACATTTACTATGGCTGGGGCCAAGGGAACTGTGGAAAGAGCAGAATAGGATCAGAGGCCAGAGACAGcagggaaggagactggagatgtAAGCAGTGATCTTAGACCCCCTTGAAAAAAAGCCTAGCCCTCCTCCCCAaccctcaaaaagaaaaatcagcttAAGGTCAGAAGAAACTCAAGCAAAGACAACGGTCAGCAGGCTTGTTGCTCTTTTCCCATCATATCTAGAACTAGATTAAGCAAAGAGAGTGACCTCTGTTCCTGTCATCAAAGTCTCCCACAGGCAAGGGATGAGATTCAGATTTGGTCCAGAAAGACGCAAGAGTCCCAGTGGGTCTGATGGACTGTCTCTGCTTTCCTCTTCCCTACTAGGCCATgggaatgtgtatgtatatatatatatatatatatatatatatacatatatatatatatatatatgcatatgtattgtgcatgtatatatgtattgtccatatgtatacatgtgtgtaggcATATGTGCACTGTATGCATGtacgtgtgtacatgtgtgcacatgcatgcgtgtgcatttgtgtgtgcgtatgtttatatgtattttgcatgtgtgcatgtatgtactgTGTATTGTGCGCaggcatgcatgtatgtgtatgcgtgtatgagtatgtatatacatgtgtaggtGCGTGTGCagatgtgcatatgtatatgtatgtggatataggcatatatatatgtatgtgggtatgtgtatgtatatatgtatatgtaaaataccCAAAGTGTTGCCAAAGTAGTCTAAGTTGGGTTAGGGACCATCCAACTTAGAAGCAGAGGAATGGAAGCTTGACCTCTGAAATCCCCcaccagctctaaaattctacacTATTTCCTCCATCTCCTCAATGCCTCTCTAACATCACAATAAACATTGCTCTCCACTTCCCAACATATCTCAGAGTGAGTGGTCTGGAAATATAGCTACTCACGAGTCCATGAAGTGAGGTTGGGGGCCCAGGCCTGATAAGGCCCCCCAGTGCCACCAGCTCTTAAACTATAAGCTGTTCCTGGCTCCAGATCCCAAAAGGTATAGTTGGTGACATTGCCCATGAGGATAACATGATGAGTGGCATTGCCCATTGGCAGCTGGTACAAAGTAAGCTCAAAGCTCTGTGCTCTACTCAGTTTCCAGGATGCTACCAGGGCTGAGGACTCAGAACTGCCCACATTGAAGAGCGTCAGGTTGGCTGGTGCCTCAGGATCTAGGAAATAATCAGTGTGGCGAGCATCCATGGTCAATGCCCTGCAACGGGGACATGAAGCATTCCCAGGAAGCACCACAGGGACTCTTGCAGAGGGCAAAGTAGGTACAGAAAGGTATATCAAGAGTAGTTAGGATGGGGGTGTGGTACCCAGGGAGGGGattagaaagaatgctggagcGGGAATGGGAAGCTGGGGCAGGAAGGACAGGGGCACCCAAGCTCACTCACATGTCCAAGCTGTGGCATTTATAATATCACTCTCATCTACACCCCGCAGGGCCACTAGCTGTACCATGTACTCTCTGCCTGGGGATAGCTGGGACCAGGAAAAGCTCTGAATCTCAGAAGAGAGGGCTGCTTCTTCCTTCAGTTTCAGGGGTGCTAGGTGGTACAACCATAACCGGTAACCATCCAAGGCCCCAGGAGGTGGACTCCAGTGGGCAGTCAGGCTAGAAGGTTTGCCTTCACTTCCCAGGCTCAGGTTGTTAGGGGCAGCAGGAACTACAGACACAGAAAAGAAACATTCAGAATGCCTCCTTACCATCACCACTACTACAGAGTCTACAGAAAGCCAGGAAATCAAGAGAGGACACTAGATATCCTAGAGTAGGTACCAGGACAATGAAGAGCTAGGAAACTCACATGTGCAAGTTTGTGCCTTCTGAGCAGTAGAATTAAGGTGCCCAGCCCAGGCCCATGCTGACACGATAAAGCAGGAACCAGGGGTAAGGTCCTTAAGAGTCAGATTAGTTTGCTTGCTGCCCACACTGAGAAAGCCTAGTGTCTTCTGGGTCCCTTCTTCCTGCCAGGAAACCCTGTATCCATCCTGCCTTCCTTCTGGAGATACCCATCGGACATCCAGATTGGAGGTGCTGCCCCCGCTTGTGACCTCCAGTGACTGTGGAGGCCGGGGCCCTGCAAGGATATAAGACCCAGTGATGAAGACTGGAGACTTCCACTGACCATATAACCACTGAGATCTCATCAGCGCATCTCAGGGAGTAGCTGTCTGGGATCCCTATCTCTGTCCTACCACAACACAGCATGACTAAGCAACTACCTTCCCTTGTCCATCATGATCCATCCCATTATGCCACCCTTCCCTCTGATACCACTTTATCCTCATACTCACAAGTATGCCCCACCAGGCTCTGAATGGTGACCCCTGAGGGTAAGATAATATCGACTCGATATTGGGCACCTGGCACCAGCCCTCGAAAAATGACGTGGGTGGCATTGGGCAGCACAGAAACATTGGCGATGATGTCTGGGGAGCCCTCAACATAGAGCAGCACCCTCTGTCTTGACTCCCTCGATGCCTGTAATCCAGATAGCTGGAGAACCCCGGGCTGGGACCTGGTCTTGGAATCTGGAAAGGCTGTGGTAAGGAAACACCCCCAGGCAGAGTTAAGATAGAGAAAAGGAGTGGGCTGTATGTAGTGCCAGCCAAGCCAAGCCAAGCCAAGCTGTGGCTAGCTGTGAAATTCAGGATAAGATCTCTTCCCTCTGTCAAGTTCCTATGCTTTGATATTTGGCTTCATTCCACTTTCCTCTTAGCTACTTACTAAAGTCCTTTCTGGGGGAAAAACAGCTTTGTCTCTGCTGAACTAAGGGAAAAAGAGGGCTTGTCTATACCTTGGCCAGAACAGCAAATAACAGCTCATGCTTGCATCGCATTTTCATGGTCATAACCACCTAACCCTGTGAGCTGTTTTATGATGAATTTGAGTTTTGGATGAGGTGATCTGCTCAAAGTTCCACAGCTAAGTGTGACAAAGAGGCATAAATAGAACCCAAGTCTGTTCATCCCCAAACCAATGGTTCTTTGTACCATGCCATGCTGCCTGAGAGTTTCAcacaggaaatacaaagaaatgcccAGGAGAAAAGCAGAGCAgatggtttcctttataatctacTGGCACTGAATCCCAGACTGTCTGGGTTGGAGTTTCCTGTCTCTCCCTGGCTCTCCTGGGGTACCTGAATATCATCAATACAACTCACCTAAACGACCAGCCAAAAGCCCTCCATCCCAATCCAACACAGGCAAAGTTgggtttaaaaacaacaaaactttgtCAAATTAAAACCTTTTCTAATCCTCTCAGTTGTTAGTACTCTCTCTAGCCTTAAAGTAACTtgattttccttatctgtgaacatttcatttctgtccctccctccaacccatacaatagaatataagtttcctGAAGACAGGGACTCCCCCCCAATCTTTTTCTCCCCAGTGCCTAGAGGAAGGCCCTGAATATAGgagatattaaataaatttattgaatTGACATATTAATAGAGTAAGGAAATTAGTATATAACCCTGGAGAATTAAGTGCAAGGGGTCAAATTATTCATTAATTAACTCTGGTCTGACTGTCTATCTTTGGGATGAAGcctctctttttttaacctttgttccCAATGTTTTCCCCTCCCAAACAGAAGTGACAGTTTGGAGTGAGTTATCTGCTCCTTCCTGTGAGTCTAAGGGGGAAATTATGGTCTAATCCAATCAACTCTTTCTGAAATCAAAGACTCAAGGACCAACTGcattaacagtaataataaccatatgtacacacacacacacacacacacacacacacacacacacacacacacacggcttcACAATCCACAAGGCTTTCTTTACAAGCCTATGAAATGAGTAACACAAacattatgatctccattttacagatgaggaaactgaaactggaTAGTGAGGTAAGTAATCTCcttgttttacatatgaaaaagTAGAGTCAGCACTTTTTGActtagtaaagaactagaaacaaaaggaATGCTgatcagctggggaatggttaaacaaatcgtgctaaatgaatgtaatggagtgtAGTGCCCggaaagaaatgaatatgaagaattcagattGGCCTGAGAAGACTTATCTGAACAGACGAAGAATGatgcaagcagaaccaggaaaggaaGCTACAGTGTCTATAAATAGCacaaatggaaacaataataagaaacaaTGTTGCATAATTATAATGCCCAAAtctgaccccaaagaagagatgagaaaatgtctcttctcccttctgcacagaggtgggggactatggaaCAGTGTATTTGTTGTCAGATTGGAgagatgtgttggttagttttgcagaatgcttcatttcctcttttaaaaaaattctttattaaagGGGAAGGTCctctgggaagggggaggaatatatttggaaatgaaggggatgtaaaaaaagagatatcaataattttttttaaggagagaTATCATGATATGATAGAAAGGatcctgggcttggaatcatgaagaccaaAGTTAAAATTCCATCTCAAGCAATCACAAATTGGCAAGTCACTAAGCTCTCTGAAACTCAAGCAACTCCCAGGACTTATCTACTAAGTCTGGCTGGGTTCTGAATTAGTGAAGGGAATTTCTGTACCTGCAGTTTCCCACAATGACAAGATATCTTTTGGGCATGGATGATGAAATTGAGATTAGCTAGTGACAGTAACAGAATTCGAACCCAGATTTTCTGGCTCCAAGTGCATGAGCTCTTTGCTTTTTTCCAGGCTCCTTCTAGACAGTTGCTAGTACggagttgggggggtgggggtgggggtggtactATACAATGGATTGAGCacttggcctgaagtcaggaagacctgagttcaaatacagcttcaaacacttcctgtctgcctcagtttcctcatctgtaaaatggggatcattaatagcacccacctcccagggttgttttgaggatcaatgAGTtaataaagtgtttagcacagtgcctagaacatagcaaGGGTTTAGTaaatccccttccctttccccacccctcctctCCAGGTAGTTAATACACAAAGATTTGAACTGTCATATTTTCATATCTAACAAGAGACAAGTATTATTCAGCCCAATCTGTGGCGCTGGTTCTATCAGAAAGgtgaaaaactcagagaagatGATCCAGAGTTCCACTGTTACCCTCTTCCTTCCTGGAGGAATCTGACAGGTTATAGCCTTCCCACCTATATATGTCCCATAGGCATAGGCCAAGAGTAGGGGTGGAGAATCTGCAgtgttcacagaacaaatccccttaataaaaggatttgttctgtaaaacttggactcagttcaAAGGTCACACCCAAAGACCAAaaggtctcaaggccacaggttccccactctttgCCAAGAGGATCCCAGGGACTGGAGACCCAAGAGGTCCCGGATAGCCCCAATGCCCATGAGCAGTGCCTAGAAAAAAATCACCTCAACCTCTACCCTCCATGCTGTACCCACATGCATAAACTTACACTCCAGCCAAGTCTCAGCCTGAGCTGAGGCACTATGAGATCCTGCTAGGGCTGTGAGTTCCAAAGTATAGTGGCCATCAGGAAGAGGGCCTGGAAAGGTGGCATTGAGAGCCTCGGGTCCCAAGGTACTGTTCCTCTCAGCCTGCCCACTCAGCTGCAACAGGTAGCCATCCCGGTGCCCTGGCCCTGCCTGCCAACTCGCTGAGAGCCCAGGGGGCCAAGGAGTCAGCATCAAGTTAAAAGGGACAGAGGGATCTGTTGGGAGAAATcacaggggaagaaggaaaagcatggaggaagagaaagagatggaggggAAGTGGAGGGTTAGAAGGTAGATACCATGTTTTAGGGGTACTGGCTACGCTCCTATCTGACTGCCCCATTCTATGTCCAGTGACCCATCCAGATGTTGGCAGCTACCACATGGCATATGTTAGAGAAGTAGAAGTGGGCTCTTACTGCTACTGCAGGTGAAGAATACCTAGTTAGCTGGAAGGGGAGGCCATACAACTATAGGATGTTTTATTGTAGGGTATGAAGGTACCCAATTGCAGCCCTGGAGCTGCTTCCCTGGAGAGGAATGGCCAATTTGCCTTTCTTACCCTGCTTCCCTAACAGTACTCACAAGTCTGCTCCGTGACATTGGGTCCTCCAGTCTGTAAGAGGCCGGAAGTGGCACTGAGTGATAGCTGGTAGGGAGTGCCCGGGGAAAGGTGGTAGAAGGTATGGTTGGTGGTGCCTCGCTTGACCACATCTGTGAGGATAGTACCATCCAAGAGGTCCAAAAGGGTCAGGTGGAGCCAAGCTGCCCCCTCAGCCCTGCTCCAAGAGGCTTGAAGGGCACTGGTACCCATGGCAGACAATACTAAATGCTCTGGAGGTATTGGAACTGAGGGGCAGAGAGAAAAATGATTAATCTCAAGAAAGATCAGAGGATCCCAGATCATAACAGCTAGcaagttcaattccctcattttatagaagaagagattttaaatgactggcccaggatcacacagaaaatgtctgaagcaggattcaaacctggtTCTTTGTGATTTCATATTCAGGATTCTATCCACTATCCCACCTAGCTGACTTAAgagttaaaaaatgaaagaagtgggTAGTTAGACATGGGAGAATTGAGAAACTAGCCTCTCTCTTGAATACCCTGTCGATGAGGTTCTGTCCTATCTGCCCTCTCCTTACTCCAACCTCCTGGGTGCCAGGTCCCTGAAGAAATAAATGTAACAAAGGTAACTCAGAATACTCTCCTTACCTGTCCACTGGCGAATGCTGGTCTCGGCATGGAGTTCACCAGCCCAGGTAGTAACCCATAAGGCATATTCACTGCCTGGCAGGAGACTGTCAAAATGGTAGGAGAGAGTGCCTGGAGCCACTGAGGTGTTCCATGCCAATGTCTGGGACTCCAGGTGGTAAAGGAGAAGCTGGTAATGATCTTGTTCTCCAGGAGCAGACTCCCAAGTGGCCTCCAGCATGGATGGGCTCCTGGAGTTGTTGAGACTCAGATTGAGCACAGGTGAAGGGGCTGTTCCAGGGATAGAAAAGGACATGTCCAGTGGGCAGCTAAAGGA
The DNA window shown above is from Notamacropus eugenii isolate mMacEug1 chromosome 2, mMacEug1.pri_v2, whole genome shotgun sequence and carries:
- the LOC140529489 gene encoding receptor-type tyrosine-protein phosphatase V-like isoform X3; the encoded protein is MPAGSEHGGQPLQVNVSSQGQPAGLVLNWGTPVPAGLGYVLRLTGLGLSAPLERRELQADPNVSSFHFQDLISGSHYQLEMTVLLPCSQNSTVTLTAQTTPSPVLNLSLNNSRSPSMLEATWESAPGEQDHYQLLLYHLESQTLAWNTSVAPGTLSYHFDSLLPGSEYALWVTTWAGELHAETSIRQWTVPIPPEHLVLSAMGTSALQASWSRAEGAAWLHLTLLDLLDGTILTDVVKRGTTNHTFYHLSPGTPYQLSLSATSGLLQTGGPNVTEQTYPSVPFNLMLTPWPPGLSASWQAGPGHRDGYLLQLSGQAERNSTLGPEALNATFPGPLPDGHYTLELTALAGSHSASAQAETWLESFPDSKTRSQPGVLQLSGLQASRESRQRVLLYVEGSPDIIANVSVLPNATHVIFRGLVPGAQYRVDIILPSGVTIQSLVGHTWPRPPQSLEVTSGGSTSNLDVRWVSPEGRQDGYRVSWQEEGTQKTLGFLSVGSKQTNLTLKDLTPGSCFIVSAWAWAGHLNSTAQKAQTCTFPAAPNNLSLGSEGKPSSLTAHWSPPPGALDGYRLWLYHLAPLKLKEEAALSSEIQSFSWSQLSPGREYMVQLVALRGVDESDIINATAWTYPEAPANLTLFNVGSSESSALVASWKLSRAQSFELTLYQLPMGNATHHVILMGNVTNYTFWDLEPGTAYSLRAGGTGGPYQAWAPNLTSWTLPLAPAIVNVTSKDPTRLCVSWNQGSGSQEGYQVTLHREGSTVSTGAVGPEVNSISFSNLTPGTKYWVEIVSLAGPHHSAAANITSWTPPLVPKELSVTVQGDNAMVALTWAAAPKGQGECQAQLLESGQVLRRQPVSLGQTHLILRGLIPGHTFFLSVLCQAGPLQASTSPIVLLIEPRPVEDVQCQPEETYLALNWTVPVGEVGTCLIVAEQLETGGKAQPVFSANTSQNSLQLPGLTPATPYRLSLTLLGRNGLWSQTVTLLCTTFPEAWRPPAMAAAPHLEPEVGAGVVITRDMFGEDNGQIQWYGVIATTNASLVQPSQEAISHTWYDHYYRGLDSYLAVLLPSPFRPGPWAMPRTWTVSVGTEDCGQTQQTCNGKLKPDAQYRFSVAAFTSFDPVNPTVSFTAFSEPRASVSGASMPLLVASGIVSGCLFTLCAVLGLLCCRRVRVERSEKNNFFQEMTPYCQSNIRRPILSRNFRQSYEAKKANAHQAFFQEFEELKEVGKELSKMEAENPANATKNRYPHVLPYDHSRVRLTHQDGDPHSDYINANFLPGYSRPQEFIATQGPLKRTIEDFWRLVWEQQVYTIVMLTVGMENGRVLCEHYWPVDSTPVTYGQITVYLLEEEKGENWTRRELQVQHGSQQEERRILQLQFTTWPDHGVPEDPGSLIKFAKLVQERMKTTPNTVPTLVHCSAGVGRTGTFVALLRLLQQLQEEQRVDVFYTVYALRQNRPLMIQTPVQYIFLHSCLLDKIMEEPAGSFVSWPIIVKNFSEKYAKRSAHSNAGFLREYELLMQAIKDKDNSAQYQLSNANFQSLSYDRWRMMFSLEESPVDSVQAWFFPGGLSVRDQIALVGPAKTEEFWQLVWENGACVLVSLSPLGTQNEKWWPVLEHPICIKALTVRWVAQREVAGWLCLQLSVKHEMKEKELKVKMLQFPYWESGQEPPVQDMLSFMAAVGQRQSLVKRKKSKTLLVYSSSGRVQLGILLAVDRLLQQAKYRGSVDIFGVVLQLARACTSMTPTLEQYIYLYGCVDSALANGLP